Proteins encoded together in one Priestia aryabhattai window:
- the mmuM gene encoding homocysteine S-methyltransferase, producing the protein MNPIQQILHTFPVIVLDGAMATELERYGCDLNDSLWSAKVLMEQPELIKRVHQDYFAAGADCAITASYQSTFEGFAKRGLSEAEARELIQASVKIAAEARDEFWQQEENRLNRPKPIVAASVGPYGAFLANGSEYTGQYDVTEEELMDFHRPRMKALIEAGADVLACETIPNLMEARAIARLLEEFEGAYAWITFSAKDELHISSGTLISNCARYLDSYEQVAALGVNCTPPQYISSLIKEIKSQTDKPVIVYPNSGEHYDAESKTWNGTSVGETYGYSAHSWYEAGAQLIGGCCRTTPDDIKGITKWARK; encoded by the coding sequence ATGAATCCTATCCAACAAATTTTACATACATTCCCTGTGATTGTACTAGATGGTGCGATGGCAACTGAACTTGAGAGATATGGCTGTGATTTGAACGACAGCTTATGGTCTGCAAAAGTGTTAATGGAGCAGCCTGAATTGATTAAGAGAGTGCATCAAGATTACTTTGCAGCAGGAGCTGACTGTGCAATTACAGCAAGTTATCAAAGTACATTTGAAGGCTTTGCTAAACGTGGTTTGAGTGAAGCAGAGGCTCGCGAGTTAATTCAAGCATCTGTAAAAATTGCGGCTGAAGCAAGAGATGAATTTTGGCAGCAGGAAGAGAATCGTCTTAATCGCCCAAAACCGATTGTTGCCGCTTCGGTAGGGCCTTACGGAGCATTTTTAGCAAACGGATCCGAATATACTGGACAGTATGACGTAACAGAAGAAGAATTAATGGACTTTCATCGTCCTCGTATGAAAGCATTAATTGAAGCAGGAGCGGACGTATTAGCTTGTGAAACCATTCCTAATTTGATGGAAGCAAGAGCCATTGCGAGGCTGCTAGAAGAATTTGAAGGAGCATATGCATGGATTACGTTCAGCGCAAAAGATGAGCTGCACATTAGCAGCGGAACATTAATCTCGAATTGTGCACGCTATCTGGATTCCTATGAGCAAGTAGCTGCTCTTGGAGTTAACTGTACGCCTCCTCAATATATTTCTTCACTTATTAAGGAAATTAAATCTCAAACGGATAAGCCGGTCATTGTGTATCCAAATTCAGGGGAACATTATGACGCTGAATCTAAAACATGGAACGGGACATCTGTGGGCGAAACGTATGGCTACAGCGCTCACAGCTGGTATGAAGCAGGAGCTCAGTTAATTGGAGGGTGCTGTCGCACAACTCCAGATGATATTAAAGGCATTACAAAATGGGCTAGAAAATAA
- a CDS encoding fumarylacetoacetate hydrolase family protein, with protein sequence MKVKDIKNIYCVGRNYALHAKELHNDIPTSPFLFSKPTHALVEAAGQSIVLPSGQGEVHFETELILHIGQSYKEGITVDELVDEMTIGLDLTLRDVQTELKQKKHPWLLAKGFKHSAVVGNFIPFEGVEASKKKDFSLVKNNERVQLGNIKDLIFDLQTIIDFTGKHFGLDKGDLIFTGTPEGVGPLSHHDELSLKWGQQELGSCIISFR encoded by the coding sequence ATGAAAGTGAAAGATATTAAAAATATTTATTGTGTAGGACGAAACTACGCACTGCATGCAAAAGAATTACATAATGATATTCCAACATCACCTTTTTTATTTTCAAAACCTACTCACGCTCTCGTTGAGGCAGCTGGACAATCAATCGTTCTTCCTAGCGGCCAAGGAGAGGTGCACTTTGAAACCGAACTGATTCTTCATATTGGACAATCTTACAAAGAAGGCATAACAGTGGATGAACTTGTTGACGAGATGACGATAGGATTAGACTTGACGCTTCGGGACGTGCAGACCGAATTAAAACAAAAAAAGCATCCGTGGCTGCTTGCAAAAGGGTTTAAACATTCAGCAGTCGTGGGAAACTTTATTCCGTTTGAAGGAGTAGAAGCATCTAAGAAGAAAGACTTTTCGTTAGTGAAAAACAATGAACGCGTGCAGCTGGGAAATATTAAAGATTTGATTTTTGATTTACAAACGATTATTGATTTTACAGGAAAACATTTTGGTCTTGATAAAGGAGATCTTATTTTTACAGGTACACCTGAGGGAGTGGGTCCGCTTTCTCATCATGATGAGCTTTCACTTAAATGGGGACAGCAAGAGCTTGGTTCTTGCATCATTTCCTTTCGTTAA
- a CDS encoding CBO0543 family protein, with amino-acid sequence MVLLILTTVISILSVLVMPKRIGWMEMYTTSLFVMFLGSIADIYLDVKYDFYGFFTKGVDFEYLLIFIYPATNSVFLNFYPQGKSLSRKALYITVWVILTTLFEYISAQTEVFYYNEWKTLYSFCCYPFLYIAMVLNLKMIRRLQVIDK; translated from the coding sequence ATGGTGCTATTAATCCTTACAACGGTGATTTCTATTCTGAGTGTATTAGTTATGCCAAAGCGTATCGGCTGGATGGAAATGTATACAACTTCTTTGTTTGTCATGTTTTTAGGATCGATAGCAGATATATATCTTGATGTTAAATATGATTTTTATGGTTTCTTTACAAAAGGAGTAGACTTTGAATATCTTTTAATTTTTATTTATCCTGCAACGAATAGTGTATTTTTGAATTTTTATCCGCAAGGCAAGAGTTTGTCTAGAAAAGCTTTATATATTACAGTGTGGGTAATTCTTACAACTTTGTTTGAATACATTTCTGCCCAAACAGAAGTGTTTTATTATAATGAATGGAAGACACTATACTCGTTTTGTTGCTATCCTTTTCTATATATAGCGATGGTTTTAAATTTAAAAATGATACGCAGGCTCCAGGTTATCGATAAATAA
- a CDS encoding ImmA/IrrE family metallo-endopeptidase, whose product MFKRSEKIQLHGVTFHGVISAKQKAALQEIANVTDEKDWDGLKGVYCLGSVKVQGKDVLGVYYGQFNDNLPKEKRKLQFEIDYIKYTVTECPIVFIDTTKNKKPHQFAFIILHELGHHVDRMRNGTLLKEGNRTHEMFANTYALEKYSKIEKFQTKKLKNIPFLEESLTQWNKTPHPGSYSLRVQIE is encoded by the coding sequence ATGTTTAAACGTAGTGAAAAAATCCAACTTCATGGCGTAACGTTTCATGGAGTCATAAGTGCGAAGCAAAAAGCGGCCCTGCAGGAAATTGCTAATGTAACAGACGAAAAAGATTGGGATGGGCTAAAAGGTGTGTATTGCTTAGGTAGTGTAAAAGTGCAAGGAAAAGATGTGCTAGGTGTGTATTATGGTCAATTTAATGATAACCTTCCAAAAGAGAAGCGTAAACTTCAGTTTGAAATTGACTATATTAAGTATACAGTAACGGAATGTCCTATTGTCTTTATCGATACAACAAAAAATAAAAAGCCTCATCAATTTGCTTTTATCATTTTGCATGAATTAGGCCATCACGTGGATCGTATGAGAAATGGAACGCTTTTAAAAGAAGGAAATAGAACACACGAAATGTTTGCTAATACGTATGCTTTAGAAAAATATTCAAAAATAGAAAAGTTCCAAACAAAAAAATTAAAAAACATTCCATTTTTAGAGGAATCTCTTACTCAATGGAATAAAACTCCTCACCCTGGATCGTATTCTCTTAGAGTTCAAATTGAATAA
- a CDS encoding CitMHS family transporter, protein MLAILGFLMVCTFMFLIMTKRLTPLIALMVIPVLFAIIGGFTSDIGEMALNGVKELAPTGVMLMFAILYFGIMIDAGLFDPVVGRILKIVKGDPLKITIGTAILVLIISLDGDGTTTYMITLSAMLPLYKKLNMKPMILACIAIMGSGVMNLTPWGGPTARVMSALKLDASQVFTPMIPAMIGGAVWLLFTAYYFGKKERQRLGVIDIQDVTNAQVAFAEAAAAEGIEYKRPKLLWVNFALTALLLVGLITGVMPLQILFMIGFAIAIMINYPNLEVQKERITAHAGNVLAVVSLVFAAGVFTGILSGTKMVDAMGNSLVGLIPDALGPYMSVITAFTSMPFTFFMSNDAYYYGILPIIAQAASAYGIDAAEIGRASLIGQPVHLLSPLVASTYLLVGMAKVELGEFQRFTLKWTIGTAMMMLLVAIITGVITL, encoded by the coding sequence ATGTTAGCTATTCTTGGGTTTTTGATGGTTTGTACATTTATGTTTCTGATTATGACAAAACGATTAACGCCGCTTATTGCTTTAATGGTTATTCCAGTATTGTTTGCAATCATAGGAGGATTCACAAGTGATATTGGAGAAATGGCTTTAAATGGTGTAAAAGAGTTAGCACCTACAGGCGTTATGTTAATGTTTGCTATTTTATATTTTGGGATTATGATAGATGCTGGCTTGTTTGATCCAGTTGTAGGAAGAATTTTAAAAATCGTAAAAGGTGACCCACTAAAAATCACAATTGGTACAGCTATATTAGTTCTTATTATTTCATTAGACGGAGATGGAACCACAACATATATGATTACGCTGTCAGCGATGCTTCCGCTTTATAAAAAGCTAAACATGAAGCCGATGATTTTAGCCTGTATCGCTATTATGGGTAGTGGAGTTATGAACTTAACACCTTGGGGTGGACCTACTGCTCGTGTGATGAGCGCATTGAAGTTAGATGCTTCACAGGTGTTTACACCAATGATTCCAGCTATGATTGGCGGAGCTGTTTGGTTATTATTTACGGCTTACTACTTTGGAAAAAAAGAGCGCCAGCGCTTAGGTGTTATTGATATTCAAGACGTCACAAATGCTCAAGTAGCTTTTGCAGAAGCAGCAGCTGCTGAAGGAATCGAGTACAAGCGTCCGAAGCTTTTATGGGTAAACTTTGCTTTAACAGCTCTATTATTAGTAGGATTGATTACAGGTGTTATGCCGCTTCAAATTTTATTTATGATTGGGTTTGCAATCGCTATCATGATTAACTATCCAAATTTAGAAGTTCAAAAAGAGCGCATTACAGCTCACGCAGGTAATGTACTTGCCGTAGTATCTCTTGTATTCGCAGCAGGCGTATTCACAGGTATTTTATCAGGTACAAAAATGGTAGATGCAATGGGTAATAGTTTAGTAGGATTAATTCCAGATGCGTTGGGACCTTATATGTCTGTGATCACAGCTTTCACAAGTATGCCATTTACATTCTTTATGTCAAATGATGCTTACTACTATGGGATTTTACCAATTATTGCTCAAGCAGCTTCAGCATACGGTATTGATGCTGCAGAAATTGGTCGTGCTTCATTGATTGGTCAACCTGTTCACTTACTAAGTCCTTTAGTTGCTTCTACGTATCTATTAGTCGGTATGGCAAAAGTCGAGCTCGGTGAATTTCAGCGCTTTACTTTAAAGTGGACGATTGGAACAGCAATGATGATGCTTTTAGTAGCTATTATTACAGGTGTTATTACGCTGTAA
- a CDS encoding ATP-binding protein: protein MKKWFQVSLQTKIVGLSAALIITVIVLLASIFSYMQFVESKRQAEQLALQAAKSISFMPEVKAAFQKKQPSRYIQPLAEQVREQIGAASIVVQNRDQIIYSHSNQKWIGKKNKESINDRALLFGGYYTLDGEGTTGPAIMGKAPIVINHGKYTEVVGVVTVEFLKSHVHAQLITRIQQIILFSLAVLLFGMIGGIFLAKSIKKDTLGLEPHEIASLYRERNAILLSIKEGIIAIDDQGFITMMNTSAKNMLGLKTEYLHHHIIEVFPYTNMIEVLDTGIARSDQEIFLNEKTFILNLTPIIEHQKIVGVVASFRDKTELKSLINTISEVRKYSEDLRAQTHEFTNKLYVLSGLLQLGQYKDAFEFIQKESAVHQTQNRILFDQILDSKVQAILLGKIGKASEKKIHFSVDSESTLDTLPEHIEISHLIIIIGNLIDNAFEAVSQQSKKEVSFFITDIGHDLIIEVMDNGPGISEEVLNQIFTKGFSTKGTDRGYGLANIKKMVDELGGSIEVYNQPEGGAIFSVYLPKN from the coding sequence ATGAAAAAATGGTTTCAAGTATCGTTGCAAACAAAAATCGTAGGTTTATCTGCAGCATTAATCATAACTGTTATTGTTCTTTTAGCGAGTATTTTCTCTTACATGCAGTTTGTAGAATCTAAAAGGCAAGCCGAGCAGCTGGCTCTTCAAGCCGCCAAATCAATATCGTTTATGCCGGAAGTCAAAGCTGCTTTTCAAAAAAAACAGCCGAGTCGCTATATTCAGCCGCTTGCCGAGCAGGTCAGAGAACAAATCGGAGCAGCAAGTATTGTTGTTCAAAACCGCGACCAGATCATCTATTCTCATTCTAATCAAAAATGGATAGGAAAGAAAAACAAAGAATCGATTAACGATAGAGCATTACTGTTCGGTGGATATTATACGCTTGACGGGGAGGGAACAACAGGTCCTGCTATTATGGGAAAAGCGCCTATTGTCATCAATCACGGAAAGTATACAGAAGTGGTGGGAGTGGTGACGGTTGAGTTTTTGAAATCTCATGTTCATGCTCAGCTCATTACGCGCATTCAGCAAATTATCCTATTTTCGCTAGCTGTTTTATTGTTTGGTATGATTGGGGGCATTTTTTTAGCTAAAAGTATTAAAAAAGATACTCTCGGTCTTGAGCCACATGAAATAGCTTCTTTGTACCGTGAGCGAAATGCGATTTTACTTTCGATAAAAGAAGGAATTATTGCTATTGACGATCAAGGCTTTATTACGATGATGAATACGTCAGCTAAAAATATGTTAGGTTTAAAGACGGAATATTTACATCATCATATCATTGAAGTATTCCCTTATACGAATATGATTGAAGTACTAGATACGGGAATAGCCCGAAGCGACCAAGAAATTTTTCTAAATGAAAAAACGTTTATTTTAAACTTAACACCTATTATTGAACATCAAAAAATTGTAGGAGTGGTCGCTAGTTTTCGTGATAAAACAGAATTAAAAAGCTTAATCAATACGATTTCAGAAGTACGAAAGTATTCGGAGGATTTACGAGCTCAAACGCATGAGTTTACGAATAAGCTGTATGTTTTGTCAGGTTTGCTGCAGTTAGGGCAATACAAAGATGCATTTGAGTTTATTCAAAAAGAATCAGCCGTGCACCAAACTCAAAATCGTATTCTCTTTGATCAGATATTGGATTCTAAAGTCCAAGCAATATTGCTTGGGAAGATTGGAAAAGCATCTGAGAAGAAAATTCATTTTTCAGTTGATTCGGAGAGTACGCTTGATACTCTGCCAGAACACATTGAAATTTCTCATCTCATCATCATTATTGGGAACTTAATTGATAACGCATTTGAAGCAGTAAGTCAGCAGTCTAAAAAAGAAGTGTCGTTTTTTATTACCGATATTGGTCATGATTTAATTATTGAAGTGATGGATAACGGACCAGGTATATCAGAAGAAGTACTAAATCAAATTTTCACAAAAGGTTTTTCAACTAAAGGTACAGACAGAGGGTACGGACTGGCAAATATAAAGAAAATGGTAGATGAACTTGGAGGATCTATTGAAGTGTATAATCAGCCAGAAGGAGGAGCCATTTTTTCAGTTTACCTTCCAAAAAACTGA
- a CDS encoding response regulator — MLRVAIAEDDFRIAQVQERFLLEVDGVEVVGKALNAKETLQMLKETNVDLLLLDIYMPDEMGTDLLPKIRAQFPQVDVIVVTAATEKNIVEICLRNGVVNYLIKPVMMESFINAIKQYQEKKELFSTHEEVDQSFIDAYFGHARTKPKVDKSLPSGIDGITLQKSKDILKSIKGITIEEMGQQMGVSRTTARRYLEYLVSVGECHVEYDYGIIGRPERKYYLA; from the coding sequence ATGTTACGAGTCGCAATTGCAGAAGACGATTTTCGAATTGCTCAAGTTCAAGAGCGTTTTTTACTAGAAGTAGATGGTGTAGAAGTTGTAGGCAAAGCGTTGAATGCAAAAGAGACGCTTCAAATGCTAAAGGAGACAAATGTTGATTTACTTCTTTTGGACATCTATATGCCAGATGAAATGGGAACGGATTTACTGCCGAAAATTAGAGCGCAGTTTCCACAAGTTGACGTTATCGTGGTAACGGCTGCAACAGAAAAAAACATTGTGGAAATCTGTTTGAGAAACGGCGTCGTCAATTATTTGATTAAGCCGGTTATGATGGAATCCTTCATTAATGCTATTAAACAGTATCAAGAAAAAAAGGAACTGTTTAGTACGCATGAAGAAGTTGATCAATCATTTATTGACGCGTACTTTGGACATGCCAGAACAAAGCCAAAAGTGGATAAATCTCTTCCTTCAGGTATTGATGGTATCACATTACAAAAATCAAAAGATATTTTAAAAAGCATCAAAGGAATTACGATCGAAGAGATGGGGCAACAAATGGGAGTATCTAGAACGACAGCTAGACGATATTTAGAGTATCTAGTATCAGTTGGTGAATGTCACGTTGAATATGATTATGGGATTATTGGGCGGCCGGAGCGCAAGTACTATTTAGCGTAG
- a CDS encoding tripartite tricarboxylate transporter substrate binding protein — protein MIKKLMIVFISVLLVSCSSPSKKDRVDMEKIEIVAAGAKGGGADATVRAIQQVLTEKKIVNATVSVSNKIGGQGEEGWKYIKQRKEGNIVSGNSSLLITNNLLGQSQLTYKDFTPLAILTSEWEVIVVPVNSPIHNLKQLVRTLNQSESSIKVGISPRLGNDDHLSFMQLNKKAGVDSSKLEFFVYNSSHKVIDVLVHHQIDVAPMSLSEVKKQYEQGQVRILAVSSPNRLEELKEIPTWKEAGIDVTFSHWRGLMGPPNMTKEQVAYWNKAVYEMVHTKEWEQLLKDNDLTSFYKNSSGAKVFLEQQSKLYSDLMGGTNDE, from the coding sequence ATGATCAAAAAGCTCATGATAGTGTTTATAAGTGTATTGCTTGTTAGCTGTTCTTCTCCCTCTAAAAAAGATAGAGTTGATATGGAAAAAATCGAAATTGTTGCAGCCGGTGCAAAAGGCGGAGGGGCAGACGCAACAGTAAGAGCCATTCAACAAGTGCTAACGGAAAAGAAGATTGTGAATGCAACCGTTTCTGTTAGTAATAAAATAGGCGGGCAAGGCGAAGAAGGATGGAAGTATATTAAACAGAGAAAAGAGGGAAATATTGTTTCCGGGAATTCCAGTTTGCTGATTACAAATAATTTGCTAGGGCAAAGTCAATTAACTTATAAAGACTTTACTCCGCTCGCTATTTTAACATCTGAATGGGAGGTTATCGTGGTTCCTGTTAACTCTCCTATACATAATTTAAAACAGCTCGTACGCACACTAAACCAAAGTGAATCTAGTATCAAAGTGGGAATATCGCCCCGCTTAGGAAACGATGATCATTTATCGTTTATGCAGCTGAATAAAAAAGCAGGCGTAGACTCTTCCAAACTTGAGTTTTTCGTTTACAATAGCAGTCATAAAGTGATTGATGTGCTAGTTCATCACCAGATAGATGTAGCACCCATGTCATTATCAGAAGTAAAAAAGCAGTATGAACAAGGGCAAGTAAGAATACTCGCCGTTTCTTCTCCTAACAGGCTAGAAGAGCTAAAAGAAATCCCAACGTGGAAAGAAGCGGGAATTGACGTAACGTTCAGTCATTGGAGAGGTCTAATGGGACCGCCTAATATGACGAAAGAGCAGGTAGCATATTGGAATAAGGCAGTGTATGAAATGGTTCATACAAAAGAATGGGAACAGCTCCTTAAAGATAACGATTTAACCTCTTTTTATAAAAATAGCAGCGGTGCTAAGGTGTTTCTTGAACAGCAAAGCAAGCTGTATTCAGACTTAATGGGCGGAACAAATGACGAGTAG
- a CDS encoding LysR family transcriptional regulator, with the protein MDDRDWLILQVLYREKNITKAAKELFISQPALTHRLQQMEKEFHVQIVNRGRRGVQFTPQGEYLVKCAEEMLLTLQKIKENVLNMDDQLTGTLRLGVSNFFTDYKLPGLLRLFKERFPDVEFKVTTGWSSDMAHLLYKHDVHIAFVKGDYNWQDQKELLFKETICIASAQPVDINNLPNIPRIDYHQDRFLKTSVDNWWAENYSQPPLVSIEVDKAETCKKMVVNGLGYAILPSMLLDDAAEIYRYTLKTKDQQPLTRSTWMFYHEDSLKINIVKAFIEFIQNLDLKDVH; encoded by the coding sequence ATGGACGATCGAGATTGGCTTATTCTACAAGTGTTGTATCGAGAAAAAAATATTACAAAAGCAGCCAAAGAACTGTTTATATCTCAGCCTGCGCTTACGCATAGACTGCAGCAGATGGAGAAGGAATTTCATGTTCAGATTGTGAATAGAGGGCGCCGCGGGGTTCAGTTTACACCGCAGGGAGAATATTTAGTGAAGTGCGCAGAAGAAATGCTGCTCACGCTTCAAAAAATAAAAGAAAATGTGTTAAACATGGATGATCAATTAACCGGTACTTTACGTCTAGGAGTGTCTAACTTTTTCACTGACTACAAGCTCCCTGGGCTATTACGCTTATTTAAAGAGCGATTTCCTGACGTTGAATTCAAAGTCACGACCGGATGGAGCAGCGACATGGCTCACCTGCTGTATAAGCATGATGTTCATATTGCGTTTGTAAAAGGTGATTATAACTGGCAAGATCAGAAAGAGCTGCTTTTCAAAGAAACGATTTGCATTGCGTCTGCACAGCCTGTCGACATAAATAACCTTCCCAATATACCTCGAATTGATTATCATCAAGATCGTTTTTTGAAAACATCTGTTGATAACTGGTGGGCTGAGAATTACTCTCAGCCTCCCCTTGTCAGTATTGAAGTGGATAAAGCAGAAACATGCAAAAAGATGGTTGTGAACGGACTGGGTTATGCGATTTTGCCGAGTATGCTGCTTGATGACGCAGCGGAGATTTACAGATACACGTTAAAAACAAAAGATCAGCAGCCTTTAACACGTAGCACATGGATGTTTTATCATGAGGATTCCTTAAAAATTAACATCGTAAAAGCTTTTATTGAGTTCATTCAAAACTTGGATTTAAAAGATGTACACTGA
- a CDS encoding AbrB family transcriptional regulator has protein sequence MNARFIFLQSIFFILLTSVGGFLLSLTGLSIGWMLGTLILAAVLAFRKPRFFSKTSKKGIPKYWLYAGQCILGIELGQKINLSVLTTFQSHWSTITIMLLLSVVFSLVSGYLLWKFSSTDLLTSFFGTTPGGMSAMPGMAEEVGANTAVVSIIQTMRVFLVVLAVPLFVVYWGSNTGRHAVAVTPSIFQWESLLWTGVLIVTAVVGYYIGKKLKFPAPWLVGGMLTVAIVQTAASSYVGYNLQAYWPHSVMILSQIFIASSIGSRFHKEMFIGVKKIMVVALINTIGLIAAMFVCALVVSKITGIELITSILAFAPGGIAEMATTSIVLQADSTLVVAVQVLRILTIWLLLPPLFRMFHQWGERKRIHSHVS, from the coding sequence ATGAACGCAAGATTTATTTTTTTACAATCTATATTTTTTATTCTATTAACAAGCGTGGGAGGATTTCTTTTATCGTTAACAGGCTTATCCATTGGCTGGATGCTTGGGACCCTCATTTTAGCTGCTGTTCTAGCTTTCCGAAAGCCGCGTTTTTTTTCAAAAACAAGCAAAAAAGGTATTCCAAAATATTGGCTGTACGCTGGACAGTGTATTTTAGGGATTGAATTAGGTCAAAAGATTAACTTGTCTGTGTTGACTACCTTTCAATCTCACTGGTCCACTATTACGATTATGCTTTTGCTGTCCGTTGTTTTTTCTCTTGTATCCGGTTATTTGCTATGGAAGTTCAGTTCCACAGACTTATTAACAAGCTTTTTCGGCACAACTCCTGGTGGAATGAGCGCAATGCCAGGTATGGCTGAAGAGGTAGGAGCCAATACGGCAGTTGTAAGCATTATTCAAACAATGCGTGTGTTTTTAGTTGTGCTTGCTGTTCCTCTATTTGTAGTCTATTGGGGAAGTAATACAGGACGGCATGCAGTGGCAGTTACCCCAAGTATTTTTCAATGGGAATCACTGTTATGGACAGGCGTTTTAATCGTTACAGCAGTAGTGGGCTATTATATAGGAAAAAAACTAAAATTTCCTGCTCCTTGGTTAGTAGGAGGAATGCTTACTGTTGCCATTGTTCAAACAGCTGCTTCATCGTACGTGGGATATAATCTTCAAGCATACTGGCCTCATTCTGTGATGATTTTATCGCAAATTTTTATTGCTTCAAGCATTGGTTCTCGCTTTCATAAAGAAATGTTTATTGGCGTAAAAAAAATTATGGTTGTTGCGCTTATTAATACAATCGGCTTAATTGCCGCTATGTTTGTATGTGCACTAGTAGTTTCCAAAATAACTGGAATCGAGCTTATCACGTCTATTTTAGCTTTTGCTCCTGGTGGCATTGCAGAAATGGCGACGACATCAATTGTACTGCAAGCCGATTCGACGTTAGTGGTAGCGGTCCAAGTGCTTCGTATTTTAACCATTTGGCTCTTGCTTCCGCCGCTGTTTCGAATGTTTCATCAGTGGGGAGAAAGAAAAAGAATACATTCCCACGTTTCATAA
- a CDS encoding class I SAM-dependent methyltransferase, which translates to MSNKEMVVSQFGGNAGKYVKSKGHAKGKDLAVLAEIAEENRGGKLLDVATGGGHVANKLAPVFQEVTAFDLTPQMLQSAEGFIKGNGHENVSFVQGDAEEMPFQDDEFDTVTCRIAPHHFPNIKQFIKEVYRVLKPGGQFLLIDNVAPEVNAYDEFYNRVEKTRDPSHYRAYKKTEWLSMLEMQGFRTEVLTTFPKRFLFDDWCGMMNVPEETKRDLTQYMLNIPSGFKQFFDIKTNQQRIESFQGEAIFVACYKNK; encoded by the coding sequence ATGAGCAATAAAGAAATGGTTGTCAGCCAGTTCGGGGGAAATGCCGGAAAGTATGTTAAAAGTAAAGGTCATGCGAAAGGCAAAGATTTAGCTGTTTTAGCGGAAATTGCTGAAGAAAATAGGGGAGGAAAGCTGCTTGATGTAGCGACAGGAGGAGGACACGTGGCAAATAAGTTAGCACCTGTCTTTCAAGAAGTAACGGCTTTTGACTTAACTCCTCAAATGTTGCAAAGCGCTGAAGGTTTCATAAAAGGAAATGGTCATGAAAATGTATCTTTTGTTCAAGGGGATGCTGAAGAGATGCCATTTCAAGATGACGAGTTTGATACTGTAACATGCAGAATTGCACCGCACCATTTTCCAAACATTAAACAGTTCATCAAAGAGGTATATCGAGTGTTAAAGCCAGGTGGACAGTTCTTGCTCATTGACAATGTAGCCCCGGAAGTAAATGCTTATGACGAGTTTTATAATCGAGTTGAAAAGACGAGAGATCCAAGCCATTATCGTGCTTATAAAAAAACAGAGTGGCTTTCTATGCTTGAAATGCAAGGATTCCGTACAGAAGTGCTGACAACTTTTCCAAAGCGCTTCTTATTTGATGACTGGTGTGGAATGATGAATGTTCCAGAAGAGACAAAACGTGATCTTACTCAATATATGCTGAATATACCAAGCGGATTTAAGCAGTTTTTCGACATCAAAACGAATCAACAAAGAATTGAATCGTTTCAAGGAGAAGCAATCTTTGTAGCGTGTTACAAAAATAAATAA